In the Corynebacterium kroppenstedtii genome, one interval contains:
- a CDS encoding ABC transporter ATP-binding protein yields MSISLRSVTKMYREADGPVVKGVSYTFEAGKFTALMGRSGSGKSTLLNMMSGIVTPTSGEVIYSDTNIFKASDKRRSALRAQLTATVFQDYNLLNFLTAEENIDLGRRISKCKSKGLSAEDALRAVGLSGFEKKRPSELSGGQNQRVAVARAIAVGPDIIFADEPTGALDENSSRTVVKLLKDVAKEGVAVVMVTHDPYIAAAADTVLELRDGIISNVLDKPTVGDILSALRADGDDFGQEDE; encoded by the coding sequence GTGAGCATATCACTAAGATCCGTCACAAAAATGTACCGCGAAGCCGACGGACCAGTCGTGAAAGGCGTGTCCTACACCTTCGAAGCGGGAAAATTCACTGCCTTGATGGGACGATCAGGGTCCGGGAAGTCGACGTTATTAAACATGATGTCGGGAATTGTTACACCGACGTCCGGGGAGGTTATATATTCAGATACGAATATATTCAAGGCTAGTGACAAGCGGAGGTCGGCACTCCGTGCACAATTAACAGCTACGGTGTTTCAAGACTACAACCTACTCAACTTCCTCACCGCGGAAGAGAACATTGATCTCGGGCGACGCATAAGTAAGTGTAAAAGTAAGGGTCTATCCGCCGAAGACGCACTTCGAGCTGTCGGACTCAGCGGGTTCGAAAAGAAGCGCCCTAGCGAACTATCCGGAGGGCAAAACCAACGAGTTGCGGTAGCAAGAGCTATAGCTGTTGGGCCAGACATCATATTCGCAGATGAGCCGACCGGAGCTCTCGACGAAAATAGTTCACGAACCGTGGTTAAACTTCTGAAAGACGTTGCCAAGGAGGGAGTCGCTGTGGTGATGGTTACTCACGATCCTTATATTGCAGCGGCAGCCGATACCGTCCTTGAACTGCGGGACGGAATTATATCCAACGTGCTTGATAAGCCTACGGTTGGCGACATCCTCAGTGCCTTACGAGCCGATGGCGACGATTTCGGACAGGAGGATGAATGA